In the Streptomyces coeruleoprunus genome, GCGGCAGCCTCTCCCCCGCCGCGAGGCGCCGGTCGGCCTCCTCGGCCTCGGCGAGGGCGGCATCGGCCCGCACGCAGCGGAAGGCGTTGAGGGAGGCCCGGGTCGCCTCGATCCGGCCGAGCGAGGCCTGCACCAGGGCCACCGAGGTGACGCGGCCCGACCTCAACTCCTCGGCCTGTCCGGCGAGTCCGAGGTCGGCCTCCGCTGCGTGAGTGGTCATGCCGGCGAAGCCTACTGGCGCGTAACCTCGGTGTCAGCCTGGTGCGTGACCTCGGTGCCGGTGGCCCGGCGGCCCATCAGCACCACGTAGAGCACCAGACGCGGCGAGTCCCACCGCCCAGCCGTAGTCGGCGAGCGGCTTCAGGACCGGGATCAGCCCGTCCTCGGGGAACGGCCCCTTGCCGGGCGCCGAATGCGAGCCGCCCACGGCCAGCACCCCGCCGACGAGGAACGCCACGACCGCGGCCGGATTCCAGCCGCCGCGGTACCAGTAGCGCCCGCCGCGCCGGTACAGGTCGGGCAGGTGCAGCACGGTCCGCCGCACCAGCCAGTAGTCGGCGATCAGGATGCCGGCGACCGTGCCGAGCATGCCGCCCACGAGCCCCAGCCAGGTGAAGATGTACAGCTCCGGCGTCTCGGTCAGCTTCCACGGCATGATCAGGACACCGACGACCCCGGTGACGAGCGCGCCGGTGCGGAAGTCGACGAGCTTCGGGGCGAGGTTGGCCAGGTCGTACGCGGGTGAGACGACGTTGGCGGCGATGTTCACCGAGATCGTGGCGACCAGCACGGTCACGAGGGCGAAGAGCAGCCCGAAGACGTTGTCGGTCCGTGCGGCGAGCTGGACCGGGTCCCACAGCGCGGCCCCGTAGACGACCTGCGAGCCGGAGGTGACGAAGACGGACAGCAGCGCGAACAGCGTCATGGTCGTGGGCAACCCGAGCGTCTGGCCCCACACCTGGGCGCGCTGGCCGGCGCCGAACCGGGTGAAGTCCGGGATGTTGAGGCTCAGGGTGGCCCAGAAGGCGATCATGCCCATGAGGGAGGGGAAGAAGACCGGCCAGAAGTCGGCGCCCCAGCCGAGCGCGGACGGCTGGTCGAGGAGCGGCCCGAACCCGCCCGCCTTCACGGCCACCCACACCAGCAGCACCAGCGCGCCGACGATGACGAACGGCGCCGCCCAGTTCTCGAACCGGCGCAGGGCCTCCATGCCCCGATGGATGATGGCCAGTTCGAGCGCCCAGAAGAGCAGGAAGCACAC is a window encoding:
- a CDS encoding NCS1 family nucleobase:cation symporter-1; its protein translation is MTATVPPNSPTPRIPDNGRGPAELAPGDIPADSRFVNEDLLPVPLARRRWTTYNFAALWVGMAHNIPSWMLASGLVALGMDWKQAVLTIALANVIVLVPMLLTGHAGPKYGIPFPVLARASFGLRGANLPAMIRAAVACAWFGIQTWIGGQGIFVLLGKIFGGWADAARIGGQPWTLWVCFLLFWALELAIIHRGMEALRRFENWAAPFVIVGALVLLVWVAVKAGGFGPLLDQPSALGWGADFWPVFFPSLMGMIAFWATLSLNIPDFTRFGAGQRAQVWGQTLGLPTTMTLFALLSVFVTSGSQVVYGAALWDPVQLAARTDNVFGLLFALVTVLVATISVNIAANVVSPAYDLANLAPKLVDFRTGALVTGVVGVLIMPWKLTETPELYIFTWLGLVGGMLGTVAGILIADYWLVRRTVLHLPDLYRRGGRYWYRGGWNPAAVVAFLVGGVLAVGGSHSAPGKGPFPEDGLIPVLKPLADYGWAVGLAASGALRGADGPPGHRHRGHAPG